One window from the genome of Sulfuriferula thiophila encodes:
- a CDS encoding lysozyme: MSDAPIATGTTNTTPNSLQVGTTDRLWKPWKISEEGITFIKEWEKFSPKMYDHDGAAAGNATIGYGYLVHTGPINGSASEAPFVAGISKERAIELLKISLTESEKLINKKVVVPLYQHEYDALVDFIYNLRNHGIPLLNLVNTGSYSDITKKLKEYNKAQGKPIQGLTNRRNSEANLFDNGNYDASH, from the coding sequence GTGTCTGACGCACCAATTGCTACGGGGACAACCAATACAACTCCGAACTCACTACAGGTAGGTACGACTGATAGGCTTTGGAAACCTTGGAAAATATCTGAGGAGGGAATAACATTCATTAAAGAATGGGAAAAATTCAGCCCTAAAATGTATGATCATGATGGAGCCGCAGCAGGAAATGCGACTATTGGTTACGGATATTTGGTACATACAGGGCCAATAAATGGAAGTGCATCAGAAGCCCCCTTTGTAGCTGGGATCAGCAAAGAAAGAGCAATTGAACTTCTAAAAATTTCGCTCACTGAATCTGAAAAACTTATAAATAAAAAAGTGGTAGTTCCTCTCTATCAGCATGAATATGATGCACTAGTAGATTTTATATACAACCTCCGTAATCACGGCATTCCATTGCTAAATCTGGTAAATACAGGTAGTTATTCAGATATAACGAAAAAACTCAAAGAATACAACAAAGCTCAAGGAAAACCAATTCAGGGCTTGACAAACCGCAGGAACAGCGAAGCCAATCTTTTCGATAATGGAAATTACGATGCGAGTCACTAA
- a CDS encoding lysozyme inhibitor LprI family protein, translating into MRVTNLILFIFIAFVSTSTRAVDNCDANNLHNRDQYIDCMRKSYSKKLIELNLLYRNLQRTIPSKNIKTLIKNHESWLKRTDTQCALITAAFNEWGASYTPDSDFQYFGCRDVILEEQLTLYKSLVCPDVLETGEKADCDNLKTILHKLQK; encoded by the coding sequence ATGCGAGTCACTAATTTAATTCTTTTTATTTTCATAGCATTTGTTTCTACGTCAACACGTGCCGTAGATAATTGCGATGCTAATAACTTGCACAATCGAGATCAATACATTGACTGCATGCGCAAATCTTATTCAAAAAAACTCATCGAGTTAAATCTTCTATACAGAAATCTACAAAGAACCATACCATCAAAAAATATCAAAACGCTAATTAAAAATCACGAGTCGTGGTTAAAAAGAACCGACACTCAGTGCGCATTAATTACAGCCGCTTTTAATGAATGGGGTGCAAGTTACACTCCTGATTCTGATTTTCAGTATTTTGGATGTAGAGATGTCATATTAGAAGAACAATTGACTCTATATAAAAGTTTAGTGTGTCCAGACGTTCTTGAGACTGGCGAAAAAGCCGATTGTGATAATCTAAAAACGATACTACATAAATTACAAAAATGA
- a CDS encoding type VI secretion system Vgr family protein — translation VLVDFINNDIDQPVIVASLYNGVDTPPFAAGVDGGMDHAGVVSGWHSQNFSGDGYNQWLLDDAPNELQTQLATSAANTALNLGWLRSRVPASALRGAARGLGLEARTDAWGQLRGNEGVWLTTAQRSQSGASVTSTQLDVSEAASQLTAADSLNKTLRDAAVAQSAQISDSALKSVPDLMLKLQPKADTAAAKALRFDAPIVGMDSDASLNAATPQSMLLFAQGTLNWTTQGDSHWAALHTVSINSGDATTLFTHDGGMHVIAANAPVSLAAHTDALEILADQSVNVTSTNHAILVEAQQKIVLQAGQSAIVLEGGNITFTCPGTFSVKGVAHPFSGGARDVAVLGALPSENLKFRLPNELPHDEQFILKDGTGKPLAGMAYTAKLPSNQIVHGVTDEDGKTERFETDNAQKIDIHIGHIDNA, via the coding sequence GTGCTGGTGGACTTCATCAACAACGACATCGACCAACCGGTAATCGTGGCGAGCTTATATAACGGCGTGGATACACCGCCCTTTGCTGCCGGTGTCGATGGTGGCATGGATCACGCCGGGGTCGTCTCCGGCTGGCACAGCCAGAATTTCAGTGGCGATGGCTATAACCAGTGGCTACTGGATGATGCACCGAATGAGTTACAAACCCAGCTCGCTACCAGTGCGGCCAATACGGCTTTGAATCTGGGCTGGCTACGCAGCCGTGTACCTGCCTCGGCATTGCGCGGTGCGGCACGCGGCTTGGGGCTGGAGGCGCGTACCGATGCGTGGGGGCAGTTGCGCGGTAACGAAGGTGTGTGGCTGACCACGGCTCAACGCAGCCAATCCGGTGCCAGTGTGACGTCTACTCAGCTGGATGTGAGTGAGGCGGCGAGCCAGTTAACGGCAGCAGACAGTTTGAACAAGACCTTGCGCGATGCAGCAGTGGCGCAGTCTGCGCAAATATCCGATAGTGCATTGAAGTCCGTCCCTGATTTGATGTTGAAGCTGCAACCCAAGGCGGATACTGCGGCAGCCAAGGCGCTGCGCTTTGATGCGCCGATTGTTGGCATGGACAGTGACGCGAGTTTGAATGCAGCAACGCCGCAAAGCATGCTGCTGTTTGCGCAAGGCACTCTCAATTGGACGACGCAGGGTGACAGTCATTGGGCGGCTCTACACACGGTGAGTATCAACAGCGGCGATGCAACGACGTTGTTTACGCATGACGGTGGCATGCATGTGATTGCGGCCAATGCGCCGGTGTCGCTGGCGGCGCATACCGATGCGCTGGAGATACTGGCTGATCAGTCTGTCAATGTGACCAGTACCAACCATGCCATTCTGGTAGAGGCGCAGCAGAAGATTGTGCTGCAGGCCGGGCAGTCAGCCATTGTGCTGGAGGGTGGCAATATTACCTTTACCTGCCCGGGGACGTTCTCGGTTAAGGGGGTGGCGCATCCGTTCTCGGGTGGGGCTAGGGATGTGGCTGTGTTGGGGGCTTTGCCGAGTGAAAATCTAAAATTCAGATTACCTAATGAATTGCCGCATGATGAGCAATTTATCCTTAAAGATGGTACAGGGAAGCCGCTTGCTGGCATGGCATATACCGCCAAATTACCCTCAAATCAAATTGTGCATGGTGTAACAGATGAGGATGGAAAAACGGAAAGATTTGAAACCGATAATGCACAAAAAATAGATATACACATTGGACACATAGACAATGCATAA